A window of Nonomuraea angiospora genomic DNA:
CCGCCTGGCGCGATCACCTGGCCGCTGCCAGGTGGCGGCGCAAGGACGGCAGCGCGGCCGCCACGCACCGCCATGCCCGGCCGCCGCGTGATCGCGCCGTCGTGCACACGATGCTGGGTACCGGGCTGCGCCGCGCCGAGATCGCCGGCCCGGACCTGGCCCAGCTGGAGCCACGCGACCCCGCCCAGCTGCGGCGGGTGAAGGAGGCCAAGCTGAGCGGGGTGCGCGGCAAAGGCCGCACCAGCCGCAGCGTCTTCCTCGGCCTGGACGCCCGCACCGCGCTGGCCGACTACCTCGAGCACGGACGCGGCCTCGACGTCAGCGACGAGTCGGCCGCGCTGTTCCTGGCGGCCTCCTCCATCGCTGCCCGCCGGCCCGACGGGCAGCTGTCGCCGCGCTCGATCAACACCATCGTCGCCATCCATGACCTGCAGGTCACCGGCGCCGACCGGCAGCTCGGCCGGCTGCGCCCGCATGACCTGCGCCATACCTTCGCCTATCTGCTTTCCCAGGCATCCGGGCACAACCGGGCCGAGCTGGAGCGGCGCCTGGGCCACGCCAACGAGCCCGCCCCGGCCTGGCGGAACCGGTAGCCGCCCTGTCGGTCGGCGACCGTCTTGGCCACCTGCTGCGCATGCCCGGCCTCGCCCGAAGAGTGTTCTGGATGGGTGCGCCGGCGAGGCGGGCTGGTGACGGCGTGCGGTGGTCAGGTCTGTCGGCGGTTCCCCCGAGTTGTCAGTCGCGCTTCTGGGCGGCGGCGTACTTCTCCGCGCCCTCCCGCTCCAGCCAGGCGGCGAAGGTCATCAGGCCGGGGTGCCGCTCGCGCAGGGCCGGAATGTCGGCGTACCAGCCGCCTCCGTGGTTGGCGAACTCGTATCCGGCGATGGCGTCATGGCCCTTGTCCAGAAGGACCTCGCGCGGAATGGCCCGGTAGGTGATCGGCTCGT
This region includes:
- a CDS encoding tyrosine-type recombinase/integrase, with the protein product MSTKISRHLERLRAWLAAGLGHPRVSAVTAREITAWRDHLAAARWRRKDGSAAATHRHARPPRDRAVVHTMLGTGLRRAEIAGPDLAQLEPRDPAQLRRVKEAKLSGVRGKGRTSRSVFLGLDARTALADYLEHGRGLDVSDESAALFLAASSIAARRPDGQLSPRSINTIVAIHDLQVTGADRQLGRLRPHDLRHTFAYLLSQASGHNRAELERRLGHANEPAPAWRNR